From one Mucilaginibacter inviolabilis genomic stretch:
- a CDS encoding serine hydrolase, giving the protein MKKILLPFIICISLFATAQAQHADRSKFIRDSLDLYISKALTNWRVPGIAVCIVKDNKIVLVKGYGIKELGLPNTVDINTLFMIGSNTKAFTATALAMLQANNKLSLDDKVTKYIPEFKLENKFAGQEATVRDLLCHRLGFQTFQGDFTFYNTNLTRAQVIEKLGELKATYPFRTKWGYTNAAFLTAGEIIPRVTTKPWEVYLKEAIFAPLGMTNTLALTKDLPKSLNRTVAHTLTDGRLAPIPYCQIDGLAPAGAISSSANDMGKWVMALLNNGKVGNRQVIPQAAIMATREPQDIVGSQYHLNGENNFELYGLGWFIQDYFNHRLVMHDGGVSGYLSSVTLSPQDNLGIVILTNTDQNLLFEALRWEILDAFLGKPYHDYSDAYLKNYKTRAATEQQTERKLRDTVALALKPTLPPTSYLGKYTNSFYGSMTVTQGENSDLEMRFEHHPTMFAKLQPLGGNRFFVTFSDPVMGKAIFPFIVQNGKVTGVKVKVADFVERGAYDFKKE; this is encoded by the coding sequence ATGAAAAAAATATTGCTGCCTTTTATTATTTGTATTTCCCTTTTTGCAACAGCTCAGGCGCAGCATGCCGATCGCTCCAAGTTTATCAGGGACAGTTTGGACCTGTACATCAGTAAGGCTTTAACCAATTGGCGCGTTCCTGGAATTGCCGTTTGTATAGTAAAAGACAACAAAATAGTATTGGTAAAAGGCTATGGTATCAAAGAACTGGGATTGCCTAATACAGTGGATATCAATACCCTGTTTATGATTGGCAGCAATACCAAAGCCTTTACCGCTACTGCCCTGGCCATGCTGCAGGCCAACAATAAACTATCCCTTGATGATAAAGTAACCAAGTATATCCCCGAGTTTAAACTGGAGAATAAGTTTGCCGGCCAGGAAGCTACCGTGCGCGACCTGCTGTGTCACCGCCTTGGTTTCCAGACTTTTCAGGGCGACTTTACTTTCTACAACACCAATCTTACCCGCGCCCAGGTGATTGAAAAACTGGGTGAGTTGAAGGCTACCTATCCTTTCCGTACCAAATGGGGCTATACCAATGCCGCTTTTTTAACTGCCGGCGAGATCATTCCACGCGTGACTACTAAGCCATGGGAAGTATATCTTAAAGAGGCTATTTTTGCGCCGCTGGGCATGACCAACACCCTGGCATTAACCAAAGATCTGCCCAAATCACTTAACCGTACCGTGGCGCATACCTTAACCGACGGCCGGCTTGCACCCATACCTTATTGCCAGATAGATGGTCTTGCCCCCGCCGGCGCCATCAGTTCATCCGCCAACGATATGGGCAAATGGGTAATGGCTTTACTCAACAACGGCAAAGTAGGCAACCGCCAGGTAATACCGCAGGCAGCTATTATGGCCACCCGCGAGCCACAGGATATTGTAGGCAGTCAATACCATCTGAACGGCGAAAATAATTTTGAGCTGTACGGCCTGGGCTGGTTTATACAGGATTATTTTAACCACCGCCTGGTTATGCATGATGGTGGTGTTAGCGGTTACCTTTCGTCAGTTACCCTATCGCCGCAGGATAACCTGGGCATTGTGATACTGACTAATACCGATCAAAACCTGCTTTTTGAGGCCTTGCGCTGGGAAATACTGGATGCTTTTTTGGGCAAACCATATCATGATTACAGCGATGCTTACCTAAAAAACTACAAGACCCGTGCCGCGACCGAACAACAAACCGAACGCAAACTGCGCGATACCGTGGCCCTTGCCTTAAAACCCACATTACCACCAACCTCGTACCTGGGTAAGTATACTAACAGTTTTTATGGCAGCATGACCGTAACCCAGGGCGAAAACAGCGACCTGGAAATGCGTTTTGAACACCATCCCACTATGTTTGCGAAATTACAACCGCTGGGCGGCAACCGCTTTTTTGTAACTTTTTCTGACCCGGTTATGGGCAAAGCTATTTTTCCTTTTATAGTACAAAATGGTAAAGTTACCGGCGTAAAAGTTAAAGTAGCCGACTTTGTAGAACGCGGCGCTTACGATTTTAAAAAGGAGTAA
- a CDS encoding S9 family peptidase, with protein MKFFRSGSLFLTAVLLILGGYAVKAQRLPTHWTKDGYQYYKITGDGIRILDTRDTSKKTLWISKEMLTPQGSAPLNVKRFSVSADGQKLLINTNTKKVWRYDTRGDYWVYDTNTKKLWQLGKNLPESSLMFAKFSPDGLKAAYVSGHNIYVENLADASVKQLTTDGSTRLINGTFDWAYEEEFGCRDGFRWSPDSKSIAYWQIDASKIKSYLMLNTTDSIYPYVVPVEYPVAGQDPSSCKVGVVDITTGKTNWINTPGDAVQHYIPRMEWTLNSNEIILEQLNRAQTESRVFIGNVSNGTASLIREEKSSAWIDGKERWNNGDPIGWEWVNKGKEFLWVSEKDGWKHIYRITREGKETLVTKGDYDVISINLIDEASGYIYFMASPDNATQKYLYRIKIAGAAKPECVSPADEPGTHSYDISPNGKVALHNFSNSYTPPASEVVSLPEHKHIAGNIITLDKNAKNKTEFFKVKTVDGIEIDGWMKKPTNFDPHKKYPVVFMVYGEPAAQTVTDTWGAGMNRLYAGSMADDGYIYMSVEGRGAPAPKGTAWRKAIYKNIGIINIRDQAMAAKEILKWPFVDSSRIAVHGWSGGGSSTLNLMFQYPDIYKTGIAVAAVGDQLTYDNIYQERYMGVPVDDEGRAAFIKGSPITYAKNLRGNLLYIHGTGDDNVHYKNAEELINELVKYNRQFELMSYPNRTHSISEGEGTGLHLRTLFTRYLKEHCPPGGR; from the coding sequence ATGAAATTTTTCCGTTCGGGATCATTATTCCTTACCGCTGTATTGCTCATTTTGGGCGGATACGCAGTAAAAGCACAACGGTTGCCAACTCATTGGACAAAGGATGGCTACCAGTATTACAAAATCACCGGCGATGGTATCAGGATACTCGATACCCGCGATACCAGCAAAAAAACCTTATGGATAAGTAAAGAGATGCTTACACCACAAGGAAGTGCGCCGCTCAATGTAAAAAGGTTTTCTGTATCGGCCGATGGGCAAAAGCTGCTCATTAATACCAATACTAAAAAAGTATGGCGTTATGATACCCGGGGCGATTACTGGGTGTATGATACCAACACCAAAAAGCTATGGCAATTAGGTAAAAACTTGCCAGAGTCCTCATTAATGTTTGCCAAATTTTCGCCCGATGGACTTAAGGCTGCCTATGTGAGCGGGCATAATATTTATGTGGAAAATCTGGCAGATGCTTCGGTTAAACAATTAACTACCGATGGTAGTACCCGGTTGATCAACGGAACTTTTGATTGGGCCTATGAGGAAGAATTTGGCTGTCGCGATGGTTTCCGCTGGTCGCCAGATAGCAAGTCGATAGCCTACTGGCAGATAGATGCCAGCAAGATAAAAAGCTACCTGATGCTGAATACAACCGATTCCATATATCCTTATGTGGTGCCTGTTGAGTATCCGGTTGCCGGGCAGGACCCCAGCTCGTGCAAAGTTGGTGTGGTGGATATTACTACAGGTAAAACCAACTGGATAAATACTCCAGGCGACGCCGTGCAGCATTATATACCACGCATGGAGTGGACGCTAAACTCCAACGAAATTATCCTGGAGCAATTGAACAGGGCGCAAACCGAAAGTAGGGTGTTTATCGGCAATGTATCCAACGGTACCGCCAGCCTGATTCGTGAAGAAAAAAGTAGTGCCTGGATTGATGGTAAAGAACGCTGGAATAACGGTGATCCTATAGGTTGGGAATGGGTAAATAAAGGCAAAGAGTTTTTATGGGTGAGCGAAAAGGACGGCTGGAAACACATTTACCGTATAACCCGTGAAGGTAAAGAAACACTGGTAACCAAAGGTGATTATGATGTGATCAGTATAAACCTGATTGATGAAGCATCCGGGTATATTTACTTTATGGCTTCACCAGATAATGCCACCCAGAAGTACCTGTATCGCATTAAAATTGCCGGCGCTGCAAAACCAGAGTGCGTTTCGCCGGCTGATGAACCGGGTACACATAGTTATGATATTTCGCCAAATGGCAAGGTAGCCCTGCACAATTTCTCCAACAGTTATACTCCTCCGGCAAGCGAAGTAGTGAGCCTGCCCGAGCATAAACATATTGCTGGTAACATCATAACATTGGATAAAAACGCTAAAAATAAGACTGAGTTTTTTAAGGTTAAAACTGTTGATGGTATTGAAATAGATGGCTGGATGAAAAAGCCCACCAATTTTGATCCGCATAAAAAATATCCGGTGGTATTTATGGTTTATGGGGAACCTGCTGCGCAAACGGTTACTGATACCTGGGGAGCAGGAATGAACAGGCTGTACGCAGGCAGTATGGCCGATGATGGCTACATCTACATGTCGGTTGAAGGACGTGGTGCACCTGCACCAAAAGGTACAGCCTGGCGTAAAGCAATTTATAAAAACATTGGTATCATTAATATCCGCGACCAGGCTATGGCGGCAAAAGAGATACTAAAATGGCCGTTTGTTGACTCCTCCCGTATAGCTGTTCACGGCTGGAGCGGTGGCGGTTCATCAACCCTTAACCTCATGTTCCAGTACCCGGATATTTACAAAACGGGCATAGCTGTTGCCGCTGTTGGTGATCAGCTTACTTATGATAATATTTACCAGGAACGTTATATGGGTGTGCCAGTTGATGATGAAGGCCGTGCGGCATTTATCAAAGGATCGCCGATAACTTACGCTAAAAATCTGCGGGGTAACCTGCTATATATACATGGTACCGGCGACGATAACGTGCACTATAAAAATGCCGAGGAGCTGATTAATGAGCTGGTAAAATATAACCGCCAGTTTGAGCTGATGTCATATCCTAACCGCACGCACAGTATTTCTGAAGGCGAGGGTACCGGCCTGCATTTAAGAACCCTGTTCACCAGGTATTTAAAAGAGCACTGCCCACCAGGAGGCAGATAG